Within the Nocardioides aurantiacus genome, the region GCCTCGGCCTCACCATCGCGCTGGCGATCGTGGAGGCCCACGCCGGCACCATCGAGGTCGTGCGCAGCGGTGCCGGGGGCACGACGTTCCGGATGACGTTCCCGCTCCGGCGGGCGGAGGACTGACGGGTCCCGACGGGCTCGACCCGACCGGACCGGCGGGACGAGGCCCCGGCTAGAAGAGGCGCTCGCTCGGGTCGTCCATGCCGCGCAGGGCGTCGTAGTCGACGACCCGGCAGGCGATGCCGCGGTCGGTGGCGAGCACGCGGGCCTGGGGCTTGATCTCCTGGGCGGCGAAGATGCCGCGCACGGCCCCGAGGCGCGTCAGGGCCGGGTCGCGGTTGAGCAGCTCGAGGTAGCGCGTCAGCTGCTCGACCCCGTCGATCTCGCCGCGGCGCTTGATCTCGACGGCCACCGAGAGGCCGCCGGCGTCGCGGCACATCAGGTCGACCGGGCCGATGGCGGTGGGGAACTCGCGGCGGACGAGGGTCAGGCCCTCGTGCAGCGTGGCGGGGTGGTCGGCGAGCAGCTCCTGGAGGTGCTTCTCGACCCCGTCCTTCTGCAGGCCGGGGTCGACGCCGAGGTCGTGGGTGGAGTCCGCGACGATCTCCTCGACGAGGATCCGCAGCGAGTCGCCGCTCTTCGCCTCGACCAGCCACTCGACCTGGCCGTCCTCGGAGAGGCCCTCCCTGACGGTGCACGGCGGGCTCATCCAGTTCAGCGGCTTGTAGGAGCCGCCGTCGGAGTGCACCAGCACCGATCCGTCGGACTTGAGCATCAGCACCCGCGTCGCCATCGGCAGGTGGGCGGTGAGCCGTCCCGCGTAGTCGACCTGGCACCTCGCGACGACGATCCTCACGGCCGGTGAATCTACCTGCGATGCTGGGCCCATGGGGACACCGGTCGCACGGGTGGTGGTCGTGGGCACCGGCGTGGTCGGCCTGACCACCGCCGTCCGGCTCCTCGAGGCGGGCCACCGCGTCGACGTGCTGGCCCGTGACCTGCCCCGCGAGACCACCTCGGTGGTCGCGGCCGCGCTCTGGTACCCCTACCGCGCGCTGCCGCAGGAGCGCGTCACGGCCTGGGGCGCCACGACGTACGCCGCGCTGGCGGCGCTCGTCGACGAGCCGGGCAGCGGCGTGCGCGTGCTGCCGGGCACGGAGGTGCACGCCGCGGCCGTGGCCGACCCCTGGTGGGTGGACGCCGTGCCGCGGCTGGACCGCGTCGCCGCGCCGCAGGGGTACGCCGACGCGTGGTCCTTCGCCGCTCCGGTGGTCGACATGCCGGTGCACCTGGACTGGCTCCGCGCGCGGGTCGAGCGGCTGGGCGGCACCGTGACCCGGATGAGCCTGAGTGCGCTGCCGCCCCCGGCCGACGACGAGGTGGTCGTCAACTGCGCCGGGATGGGCGCCCGGCTGCTGGCCGCCGACCGCAGCGTCGGCCCGGTCCGCGGGCAGGTGGTGCACCTCGCGGGGGTGGAGCTGGACCGCTGGTGGCTCGACGCCGCCGGTCCGACGTACGTCGTGCCACGGGGTGAGGTGGTCGTCGTCGGCGGCACCGCCGACGAGGGCGAGTGGAGCCGTACGCCGGACCTCGGGACCGCGACCGCCGTGCTGCAGCGCGCGACCCGGCTGGTGCCCGGGCTGGCCGCCGGGCGCGTGGTCGCCCACCGGGTCGGGCTGCG harbors:
- the nucS gene encoding endonuclease NucS, whose protein sequence is MGPASQVDSPAVRIVVARCQVDYAGRLTAHLPMATRVLMLKSDGSVLVHSDGGSYKPLNWMSPPCTVREGLSEDGQVEWLVEAKSGDSLRILVEEIVADSTHDLGVDPGLQKDGVEKHLQELLADHPATLHEGLTLVRREFPTAIGPVDLMCRDAGGLSVAVEIKRRGEIDGVEQLTRYLELLNRDPALTRLGAVRGIFAAQEIKPQARVLATDRGIACRVVDYDALRGMDDPSERLF
- a CDS encoding FAD-dependent oxidoreductase, which produces MGTPVARVVVVGTGVVGLTTAVRLLEAGHRVDVLARDLPRETTSVVAAALWYPYRALPQERVTAWGATTYAALAALVDEPGSGVRVLPGTEVHAAAVADPWWVDAVPRLDRVAAPQGYADAWSFAAPVVDMPVHLDWLRARVERLGGTVTRMSLSALPPPADDEVVVNCAGMGARLLAADRSVGPVRGQVVHLAGVELDRWWLDAAGPTYVVPRGEVVVVGGTADEGEWSRTPDLGTATAVLQRATRLVPGLAAGRVVAHRVGLRPARPSVRLEAAGRVVHNYGHGGAGVTLSWGCADEVTGLVAGLVG